From Acidimicrobiales bacterium, one genomic window encodes:
- a CDS encoding beta-ketoacyl-ACP synthase III — protein MTRRTRILGVGSFVPDRVVKNDDLTQWMDTSDEWIQSRSGIEERHWVDADSTTTSDLGLEAANKAMAAAGVTPGDLDMILFATLSPDHEFPGTACFLQEKLGCPGIPAIEVRQQCSGFVYGMAQADMFIRGGMAETVLLVGAEIHSKGMDISDAGRDVSVLFGDGAGAAVLQATEVDDPTTQAHIYSSHLHADGTYAKELWIEGPSMTYFPDRFSGDWMERGAQWPKMNGKTVFKHAVTRMPEVATEALDANGFTVDDVDLWIFHQANMRINYFAAKQLGIEDDDKVFNTIQRFGNTTAATIPIGLDEALKAGKLEPGMLVCIAAFGAGFTWASSLVRW, from the coding sequence ATGACTCGACGCACCCGCATCCTCGGAGTTGGCTCGTTCGTTCCCGATCGCGTCGTGAAGAACGACGACCTGACGCAGTGGATGGACACCTCCGACGAGTGGATCCAGAGCCGGTCGGGCATCGAAGAACGCCACTGGGTCGATGCCGACAGCACCACGACGTCCGACCTCGGACTGGAGGCGGCCAACAAGGCGATGGCCGCCGCCGGTGTCACGCCCGGCGATCTCGACATGATCCTCTTCGCCACGCTGAGCCCCGATCACGAGTTCCCCGGCACCGCCTGCTTCCTCCAGGAGAAGCTGGGATGTCCGGGCATCCCCGCCATCGAAGTGCGCCAGCAGTGCAGCGGCTTCGTCTACGGCATGGCCCAGGCCGACATGTTCATCCGTGGCGGCATGGCCGAGACCGTCCTGCTCGTCGGTGCCGAGATCCATTCCAAGGGCATGGACATCTCCGACGCCGGCCGCGACGTGTCGGTACTGTTCGGTGACGGCGCCGGCGCCGCGGTGCTCCAGGCCACCGAGGTCGACGACCCGACGACGCAAGCCCACATATATTCATCGCACCTCCACGCCGATGGCACCTACGCCAAGGAGCTGTGGATCGAGGGGCCGTCGATGACCTACTTCCCCGATCGCTTCAGCGGCGACTGGATGGAGCGGGGTGCCCAGTGGCCGAAGATGAACGGCAAGACCGTGTTCAAGCACGCCGTCACTCGTATGCCCGAAGTGGCGACCGAGGCGCTCGACGCCAACGGTTTCACCGTCGACGACGTCGACCTGTGGATCTTCCACCAGGCCAACATGCGCATCAACTACTTCGCCGCGAAGCAGCTCGGCATCGAGGACGACGACAAGGTCTTCAACACGATCCAGCGGTTCGGCAACACCACCGCAGCCACCATCCCGATCGGGCTCGACGAGGCCCTCAAGGCCGGCAAGCTCGAACCCGGCATGCTCGTCTGCATCGCCGCCTTCGGCGCCGGCTTCACCTGGGCCAGCTCGCTCGTCCGCTGGTAG
- the mnmA gene encoding tRNA 2-thiouridine(34) synthase MnmA: MSSDRMDDSGVTPAGPVMVMMSGGVDSSVAAALLQQAGHEVVGVTMKLWGGPSDTGCCAVSDVDDARRVADRLGIEHHVFNFGDDFERDVVGPYVADHAAGRTPNPCIECNRHLKFDRLFRRADALGFATVATGHHARVVATPDGPRLGRGADAAKDQSYVLHVLDQSVLSRLILPLGGMTKADVRRIAADLDLRTAHKPESQDVCFITNERGRKAFLGDRIPLKPATVVDRDGATVGEVDSVELVTIGQRKRLGLAGGTDPRYVIDVDAAGGTVTVGEKADLDTSATPLESWAWTGAPIDGELELQCSAHGAVATGLVHADRVEWAAPHRRVAPGQSVVAYCDGLVVGGGLATRVA; encoded by the coding sequence GTGAGTTCCGACCGCATGGACGATTCCGGGGTTACGCCAGCCGGTCCGGTGATGGTGATGATGTCCGGTGGTGTCGATTCCTCCGTCGCCGCGGCCCTGCTCCAACAGGCCGGCCACGAGGTCGTGGGGGTCACCATGAAGCTCTGGGGCGGGCCGAGCGACACCGGCTGCTGTGCGGTGAGCGACGTCGACGACGCCCGCCGCGTGGCGGACCGCCTGGGCATCGAACACCACGTCTTCAACTTCGGCGACGACTTCGAACGAGATGTCGTCGGGCCCTACGTGGCCGATCATGCTGCCGGCCGCACGCCGAATCCTTGCATCGAGTGCAATCGGCACCTGAAGTTCGACCGGCTGTTCCGCCGCGCCGACGCGTTGGGGTTCGCCACGGTCGCCACCGGGCACCACGCCCGCGTCGTCGCCACCCCTGACGGGCCGCGTCTCGGGAGGGGTGCCGACGCGGCGAAGGACCAGTCCTACGTGCTGCACGTGCTCGACCAGTCGGTGCTGTCGCGGCTGATCCTTCCGCTCGGTGGGATGACCAAGGCCGACGTGCGCCGGATCGCCGCCGACCTCGACCTCCGCACCGCCCACAAGCCCGAGAGCCAGGACGTCTGCTTCATCACCAACGAGCGCGGGCGCAAGGCATTCCTCGGCGACCGCATTCCGCTCAAGCCGGCGACGGTGGTCGACCGGGACGGTGCGACCGTCGGTGAAGTCGACTCGGTCGAGCTCGTCACCATCGGCCAGCGGAAGCGGCTCGGTCTGGCCGGCGGCACCGACCCGCGCTACGTGATCGACGTCGATGCGGCGGGCGGAACCGTCACCGTCGGCGAGAAGGCCGACCTCGACACGTCGGCCACACCGCTCGAGTCGTGGGCCTGGACGGGCGCACCGATCGACGGCGAGCTCGAACTCCAGTGCAGCGCGCACGGCGCGGTGGCGACCGGACTCGTGCACGCCGACCGGGTCGAGTGGGCTGCGCCCCATCGCCGCGTCGCACCCGGCCAGAGCGTGGTCGCCTACTGCGACGGGCTCGTGGTCGGCGGCGGCCTCGCCACCCGCGTGGCCTGA
- the ligA gene encoding NAD-dependent DNA ligase LigA, with product MVVENPAEKVAALREVINRHAEAYYEHDTHEIPDAEYDRLLRELIDLETAHPELLTADSPSQRIGGAISTAFAPVVHQARMMSLHNAFDLDELVSWSERVERRLEGNAVPAYSVELKFDGLAISLRYENGVLVQGATRGDGAVGEDVTHNVRTIDDIPETLPEGAPALLEVRGEVYMRLSSFAALNARQVADAEATGKQPKLYVNPRNTAAGSLRQIDAATTAQRQLSFFSYQLGVTEGAPDLPTHTATLDWLGSLGFPVNEHTVTCATIDEVGRRVDELNNRRHDLDYEFDGVVVKVDDLRLQAELGADAKAPRWAIAYKLPPEERTTRLLDIEVSIGPSGQATPFAVLDPVFVGGVTVGTATLHNQDQVAAKDVRPGDMVIVRRAGDVIPEVVGPVLSERDPTSKPWTFPTDCPVCGEPLLRPEGVAATHCVNFHCARQVRGRIEHWAGRTAMDIEFLGEKNVDRFVSAGLLDDVADLYSLDFDAILAMEGFKEKSVENLRKAIEISKEKPLGNLLFGLRIPEIGQVNAQTLAAAFGTMDRIVDASIEEIAAVDGFGTVIAEAVHAWFAQDGARDLVARLAAAGLTMEAAAIDDSLEKTLTGQTVVVSGTLDGFTRDGAKEAIVARGGKSPGSVSKKTLALVVGGDPGASKVTKAEEAGVPVIDEAAFVTLLETGRLPEGLGE from the coding sequence ATGGTTGTCGAGAATCCCGCCGAGAAGGTCGCTGCGCTTCGCGAGGTGATCAACCGCCACGCCGAGGCCTACTACGAGCACGACACGCACGAGATTCCCGACGCGGAGTACGACCGGTTGTTGCGGGAGCTCATCGACCTCGAGACCGCACACCCGGAGCTGTTGACAGCCGACTCGCCGTCGCAGCGCATCGGCGGCGCGATCAGCACCGCGTTCGCGCCGGTCGTGCACCAGGCCCGCATGATGTCGCTGCACAACGCCTTCGACCTCGACGAGCTCGTCAGTTGGAGCGAGCGGGTCGAACGCCGCCTCGAGGGCAACGCGGTGCCCGCCTATTCGGTCGAGCTCAAGTTCGACGGCCTCGCCATCTCGCTGCGCTACGAGAACGGCGTGCTCGTCCAGGGCGCCACCCGGGGCGACGGCGCGGTGGGCGAGGACGTCACCCACAACGTCCGCACCATCGACGACATCCCCGAAACGCTGCCCGAGGGCGCGCCGGCGCTGCTCGAGGTGAGGGGCGAGGTCTACATGCGCCTCTCGAGCTTCGCCGCGCTCAACGCCCGCCAAGTGGCCGACGCCGAGGCCACCGGCAAGCAACCGAAGCTCTACGTCAATCCCCGCAACACCGCCGCCGGCTCGTTGCGCCAGATCGACGCCGCCACGACCGCCCAGCGGCAACTCTCGTTCTTCAGCTATCAGCTCGGCGTGACCGAGGGCGCCCCCGATCTCCCCACCCACACCGCCACGCTCGACTGGTTGGGATCGCTGGGATTCCCGGTCAACGAACACACCGTCACCTGTGCGACGATCGACGAGGTCGGCCGGCGGGTGGACGAACTCAACAACCGTCGGCACGATCTCGACTACGAGTTCGACGGCGTGGTGGTCAAGGTCGACGACCTCCGCCTGCAGGCCGAACTCGGCGCCGACGCCAAGGCACCGCGATGGGCGATCGCCTACAAGCTGCCGCCCGAGGAACGCACCACGAGACTGCTCGACATCGAGGTCTCCATCGGCCCGAGCGGGCAGGCCACACCCTTCGCGGTGCTGGATCCGGTGTTCGTCGGCGGCGTCACCGTGGGCACGGCCACCCTGCACAACCAGGATCAGGTGGCGGCCAAGGACGTGCGCCCCGGCGACATGGTCATCGTGCGCCGAGCCGGCGACGTCATCCCCGAGGTCGTGGGGCCCGTGCTGTCCGAGCGCGATCCGACGTCGAAGCCGTGGACGTTCCCCACCGACTGTCCGGTGTGCGGCGAGCCGTTGTTGCGTCCCGAGGGTGTCGCCGCCACCCATTGCGTCAACTTCCACTGCGCTCGCCAGGTTCGGGGCCGTATCGAGCACTGGGCCGGCCGCACGGCCATGGACATCGAGTTCCTCGGCGAGAAGAACGTCGATCGTTTCGTGAGCGCCGGCCTGCTCGACGACGTGGCCGACCTCTACTCGCTCGACTTCGACGCCATCCTGGCCATGGAGGGCTTCAAGGAGAAGTCGGTCGAGAACCTGCGCAAGGCGATCGAGATCTCCAAGGAGAAGCCGCTGGGCAACCTGCTCTTCGGGCTCCGCATCCCCGAGATCGGCCAGGTCAACGCCCAGACCCTGGCCGCCGCCTTCGGCACGATGGACCGCATCGTCGACGCGAGCATCGAGGAGATCGCCGCGGTCGACGGGTTCGGCACGGTGATCGCCGAGGCGGTCCACGCGTGGTTCGCCCAGGACGGGGCGCGTGACCTCGTCGCCCGGCTCGCCGCGGCCGGGCTCACGATGGAAGCGGCCGCCATCGACGACTCGTTGGAGAAGACACTCACGGGACAGACCGTGGTGGTGAGCGGCACCCTCGACGGCTTCACCCGGGACGGGGCGAAGGAGGCGATCGTGGCTCGCGGAGGAAAGTCGCCGGGCAGCGTCTCGAAGAAAACGCTGGCCCTCGTGGTCGGCGGCGATCCCGGCGCGTCGAAGGTGACCAAGGCGGAAGAGGCCGGTGTGCC